The proteins below come from a single Faecalibaculum rodentium genomic window:
- a CDS encoding PTS lactose/cellobiose transporter subunit IIA gives MDTYPDMVSFSILKNARQAKDLAYKALKKAKDGELEEARRLLSISDAACSAAQQAETELLTFDMTGREHVREHSRDHLMSSILATELVHEMVEKYHSEND, from the coding sequence ATGGATACATATCCGGATATGGTGAGTTTTTCTATCCTGAAGAACGCGCGCCAGGCGAAAGATCTGGCTTACAAGGCATTGAAGAAAGCGAAGGATGGAGAACTGGAAGAAGCCAGACGCCTTCTTTCCATCAGCGATGCCGCGTGCTCGGCTGCTCAGCAGGCGGAGACTGAACTGCTGACCTTCGATATGACAGGTCGCGAACATGTTCGGGAACACTCCCGCGATCACCTGATGTCTTCCATCCTGGCGACAGAACTGGTGCACGAGATGGTCGAGAAGTATCATTCCGAAAACGACTGA
- a CDS encoding IS110 family transposase, with protein sequence MTRIIKIGMDVHKDSFTLCAMEPKFGGKDIIFSTVKIGADVDLVIDYIKKLKEKLQDSNLDIECGYEAGCLGYVPYAELKARGVKCIILAPTTMMAPQGKRVKTDARDALMIAQCLSYGGYKAVHIPTDQDAAVSGYLRMRDDHKSALKKIKQQILSFALYNGLRCEANNWTQLHLQFLRHCQCNPIVRETLDDYLRTYDYLNNRIDEMNQRIHELCQDKAYSENVKKLQCLIGIKEQTALALITEVGDFTRFDKGNTLGAYLGLAPGEQSSGAKTVRTGISKAGNRFVRKLLTESAQGICKGRIGYKSKDLKSRQQGNSKEVIDYADHANEYMRRKYYRLMRKGKKHNIAVSAIARDLSCFVWGLMTDNISIARD encoded by the coding sequence ATGACAAGAATAATCAAAATCGGAATGGATGTCCACAAGGACAGTTTCACCCTGTGCGCTATGGAGCCCAAATTCGGTGGTAAAGATATTATCTTCTCCACCGTTAAAATCGGAGCAGATGTAGATCTGGTCATCGACTATATCAAAAAGCTCAAAGAGAAACTTCAGGATAGCAATCTTGATATTGAATGCGGTTATGAAGCTGGATGTCTGGGATATGTTCCCTATGCAGAACTGAAAGCCAGGGGAGTCAAATGCATCATCCTGGCTCCTACTACGATGATGGCACCTCAGGGTAAAAGGGTAAAAACGGATGCCAGAGACGCTTTGATGATTGCTCAGTGCTTAAGCTACGGTGGCTATAAAGCTGTTCATATTCCTACTGATCAGGATGCAGCAGTCTCCGGCTATCTGAGAATGAGAGATGATCATAAATCAGCTCTGAAAAAGATCAAGCAGCAGATTCTTTCTTTCGCACTTTACAATGGACTGCGTTGTGAAGCGAATAACTGGACGCAGCTGCACCTTCAGTTCCTCAGGCATTGCCAGTGCAACCCGATTGTTCGGGAAACCCTGGACGATTATCTGCGTACTTATGATTATCTGAACAACCGTATTGATGAGATGAATCAAAGAATTCATGAGTTGTGCCAAGACAAAGCATACAGTGAAAACGTCAAAAAGCTTCAATGCCTGATTGGAATCAAAGAACAGACTGCTCTTGCTCTGATTACTGAGGTAGGAGATTTCACCCGATTTGATAAAGGCAATACCCTTGGCGCCTATCTTGGCCTGGCTCCCGGAGAGCAATCCAGCGGCGCAAAAACGGTACGAACAGGTATCTCAAAAGCCGGGAACAGATTTGTTCGAAAGCTCCTGACGGAAAGCGCCCAAGGGATCTGCAAGGGCAGGATCGGATACAAATCCAAGGATCTGAAATCAAGACAGCAAGGAAACTCGAAAGAAGTAATCGACTATGCAGATCACGCCAACGAATATATGCGGCGAAAATACTACCGGCTGATGCGTAAAGGAAAGAAGCACAATATAGCTGTATCTGCCATTGCGAGAGATCTTTCCTGTTTTGTCTGGGGACTTATGACGGATAACATTTCCATTGCCAGAGACTGA
- the ltrA gene encoding group II intron reverse transcriptase/maturase, which translates to MRLSDLILESSNMEKAIRKVVSNRGSAGIDDMPVDEIRAWMEVNGDELAEQIREMKYKPSPVRRAYIPKPNGKKRPLGIPTVVDRVVQQATYQILYPIFDSTFSDSSFGFREGRSAHQAIERTLEYLNEGYEWVVDLDIEKFFDMVNHDKLISIIRLKVNEKETLHLIRSFLKAGVMEEGKLNRNDLGTPQGGNISPLLANIYLDVFDKELENRGLRFVRYADDVTIYCRSEMAANRVMRSVSSWLERKLFLKVSPTKTHVVRPPESTFLGFTFWKGRDGWKCKPANDRKQRLYKNMKELLCRRKAAAMPLSYLFTKVNQKVRGWINYFSIGSMKRFLIEFGQWLRHKIRVVIFKQWKRPKTLFKNLMILNKQFKTGFSKEEIRQTANSRLGLWRTTGWRTVNFILSPKVLALPNKEKERPGLIDPVGCYLNLQNKS; encoded by the coding sequence ATGAGATTGTCAGATTTGATTCTGGAATCCTCCAACATGGAGAAGGCCATCAGAAAGGTAGTGTCAAACCGCGGTTCAGCGGGAATCGATGACATGCCCGTTGATGAGATCAGAGCATGGATGGAGGTGAATGGGGATGAACTTGCAGAACAAATCCGGGAAATGAAATATAAGCCCAGTCCTGTCCGCAGAGCCTATATTCCCAAGCCAAATGGGAAAAAGAGGCCCTTGGGCATCCCGACTGTCGTAGACAGGGTCGTCCAGCAGGCTACGTATCAGATACTTTATCCGATATTTGATTCCACGTTCAGTGACAGCAGTTTTGGATTCAGAGAAGGTCGAAGCGCCCATCAGGCCATCGAGCGAACTCTGGAATATCTCAACGAAGGATATGAGTGGGTCGTGGACCTGGACATTGAAAAGTTCTTTGATATGGTCAACCACGACAAACTGATCTCGATCATTCGCCTGAAGGTCAATGAAAAGGAGACCCTTCACCTGATCCGTTCTTTCCTTAAAGCCGGAGTCATGGAAGAGGGGAAACTGAATAGAAATGACCTAGGGACGCCCCAAGGTGGTAATATTTCGCCGCTCCTTGCCAACATCTATCTGGATGTATTTGACAAGGAACTTGAAAACAGAGGATTGAGATTTGTCAGATACGCTGACGATGTCACGATCTACTGCCGAAGTGAGATGGCCGCCAACCGGGTAATGAGATCTGTATCCTCTTGGCTCGAACGGAAACTGTTCCTGAAGGTTTCGCCAACCAAAACGCATGTAGTCAGACCACCTGAAAGTACATTCCTTGGATTCACTTTCTGGAAGGGTAGAGACGGATGGAAGTGCAAGCCGGCAAACGACAGAAAACAGAGACTCTATAAGAATATGAAAGAGCTCCTGTGCCGTCGGAAAGCCGCTGCCATGCCTTTATCCTATCTGTTTACGAAAGTTAATCAGAAAGTCAGAGGATGGATCAACTATTTCAGTATTGGTTCCATGAAAAGATTCTTAATAGAATTTGGACAGTGGCTAAGACACAAAATTCGGGTAGTGATCTTTAAGCAATGGAAAAGACCGAAAACGCTCTTCAAGAATCTCATGATTCTGAACAAGCAGTTCAAAACGGGATTTTCCAAGGAAGAGATACGGCAGACTGCCAACTCGAGACTTGGCCTGTGGCGAACTACTGGGTGGAGGACTGTGAATTTCATCTTATCACCAAAGGTTCTTGCGTTACCCAACAAGGAAAAAGAACGACCGGGTCTGATCGACCCGGTCGGGTGTTACCTGAACTTACAGAATAAATCATAG